A stretch of Pseudomonas taetrolens DNA encodes these proteins:
- a CDS encoding winged helix-turn-helix transcriptional regulator gives MMDKTSTHLFVPIPHEEREICLGANGSVAHVTRVIRMIQGRWKLPILFRLYADPSMRTLKLKRDLPGVTQKVLTEQLRQLANDGLIERIDFGELPRRVEYQLSEMGRQLLPVLIAMRKFSVSHLS, from the coding sequence ATGATGGACAAAACCAGTACGCACCTTTTTGTGCCTATCCCTCATGAGGAGCGCGAGATCTGCCTTGGGGCCAATGGTTCGGTAGCGCACGTGACGCGTGTGATCCGCATGATCCAGGGGCGCTGGAAGTTGCCCATTCTTTTCAGGCTCTACGCCGATCCCTCAATGCGTACTTTGAAGCTAAAGCGCGACTTGCCAGGCGTTACGCAAAAAGTACTAACGGAACAACTGCGGCAGCTAGCCAATGATGGTTTGATTGAGCGGATTGATTTCGGCGAGTTGCCTCGCAGGGTCGAATATCAGCTCTCGGAAATGGGTAGGCAGCTTCTACCCGTGCTCATAGCTATGCGAAAGTTTTCGGTAAGCCACCTGTCCTAA
- a CDS encoding SDR family NAD(P)-dependent oxidoreductase, protein MDLSLSGKNALITGSSKGIGEAIAKKLALEKTTVIVHGRDAAQVEKVANEIIASGGCAHTVVGDLTHDDQVQQLIEAAQKLVGSIDILINNAGGSGGAKESWLDTQPASWASAYDRNVLAALRVTTHLLPRMQKAKWGRVINISSLAATMPPPTAPDYSACKAAINAMTASMAKAVAADGVTVNAISPGTIHSSTLDARFREVAEERGLCSKDAPWEEIERHVLPLFAQVPVGRVGQLEEIAAAVAFLASPIAGYITGTNLRIDGGLSPVL, encoded by the coding sequence GTGGACTTGAGTTTGAGCGGTAAGAATGCACTGATAACCGGCAGCAGCAAAGGGATTGGCGAAGCAATTGCCAAGAAACTCGCCCTTGAAAAAACCACTGTCATTGTCCATGGTCGCGACGCGGCTCAGGTGGAAAAAGTGGCCAATGAGATCATTGCCTCAGGCGGATGTGCCCATACAGTGGTGGGTGATCTGACGCACGATGACCAGGTGCAGCAGTTGATCGAGGCCGCGCAAAAGCTCGTTGGATCGATAGATATATTGATAAATAACGCTGGTGGCTCAGGTGGCGCAAAAGAGAGCTGGTTGGATACACAGCCTGCCTCATGGGCATCGGCATATGACCGAAATGTTCTTGCGGCCCTCAGGGTCACCACACATCTACTGCCCCGAATGCAGAAAGCGAAATGGGGCCGGGTGATCAATATCTCCAGCCTTGCGGCAACGATGCCGCCGCCCACTGCGCCAGATTATTCCGCCTGTAAAGCGGCGATCAACGCAATGACTGCATCCATGGCCAAAGCAGTCGCGGCTGACGGGGTGACCGTCAATGCCATCTCTCCTGGCACCATACACAGTTCGACCCTTGACGCACGTTTTCGCGAGGTGGCCGAGGAGCGAGGCCTGTGCAGCAAAGATGCGCCATGGGAAGAGATCGAACGCCATGTCCTGCCACTGTTTGCCCAGGTTCCTGTAGGTCGGGTAGGTCAGTTGGAGGAAATCGCAGCAGCCGTGGCATTCCTTGCGAGCCCGATTGCGGGGTACATCACGGGCACCAATCTAAGGATCGATGGTGGCCTTTCTCCAGTTCTCTAG
- a CDS encoding lipoprotein codes for MKLLLIGMAVILAGCAGREPEVRTVRIEVPVLVSCYTPEVEVEVPHWTAASLKKSDSLEVKVRALLAERRQRMGYERELVAASTACR; via the coding sequence ATGAAGTTGCTGCTGATTGGGATGGCGGTGATTCTGGCGGGCTGTGCAGGGCGTGAGCCTGAAGTGCGTACCGTGAGAATTGAGGTTCCAGTGTTGGTGTCGTGCTATACGCCGGAGGTGGAGGTGGAGGTGCCTCATTGGACAGCAGCCAGCCTGAAGAAATCCGATTCGCTGGAGGTGAAGGTGAGGGCGCTGCTGGCCGAGCGCCGGCAGCGGATGGGGTACGAGCGGGAGCTGGTTGCAGCGTCGACGGCCTGCCGTTGA
- a CDS encoding SDR family oxidoreductase, with translation MSVECFVTGGTGFIGQHLVAYLSAKGHTIRVLMRRPERLAALREQVDNLGGCATRVFAVAGDLVQNNLGLSLADRDVLKHASVIFHLGAHFAWGLSMEQSRAVNVEGAKSVALLAAEQKSRLVMIGGYMLKNHEHLQRIGIDPHHPELTNWPAVYRHVGGYEGSKLEAHFATLEVMSAKGGEVTVVHPATVCGHSRTGHILDGQPLVALIRNLVQGKLTAVPGTAKHWLPLVTVDYLVELVAVCAFDPAMEGRELLALDDQTPNLRELLAQVAQPLGLKSPKHHISLRLLKLLLSIPPIAWFLNTKPEALDFIQTTRFNTTAVEQFASMHGIAKPDIRQSLQHTATFVNSYYLAKGQAI, from the coding sequence ATGAGCGTGGAGTGCTTTGTCACAGGGGGTACCGGCTTCATCGGTCAACATTTGGTGGCGTACCTGAGTGCAAAAGGTCACACCATTCGAGTGTTGATGCGCCGCCCGGAGCGACTGGCTGCACTGCGGGAGCAAGTCGATAATTTGGGAGGGTGTGCAACCCGGGTATTTGCTGTAGCGGGCGATCTGGTACAGAACAACCTCGGGCTGAGTCTTGCTGACCGAGACGTGTTAAAGCACGCCAGCGTCATATTCCACCTGGGCGCCCACTTCGCATGGGGGCTTTCAATGGAGCAATCTCGTGCGGTGAATGTGGAAGGGGCAAAGAGCGTGGCGCTGTTGGCAGCTGAACAAAAAAGCCGTTTAGTGATGATTGGCGGCTACATGTTGAAAAATCATGAACATCTGCAACGCATCGGAATTGACCCTCATCATCCGGAGCTGACGAATTGGCCTGCCGTCTACCGGCATGTCGGTGGTTACGAGGGAAGCAAACTGGAGGCGCATTTTGCGACCCTGGAGGTCATGTCCGCCAAGGGCGGGGAGGTTACCGTTGTTCACCCTGCGACTGTCTGTGGCCATAGCCGCACGGGGCATATCCTGGATGGTCAGCCGCTGGTGGCACTGATACGCAACCTTGTGCAGGGAAAGCTGACTGCAGTGCCCGGTACCGCCAAGCACTGGCTGCCACTGGTTACCGTGGATTACCTGGTTGAACTGGTGGCAGTTTGCGCTTTTGATCCTGCCATGGAGGGCCGGGAACTGCTGGCGCTTGACGACCAAACGCCAAACTTGCGAGAACTCCTGGCACAGGTGGCACAACCTTTGGGCTTAAAGTCTCCCAAACATCACATTTCACTTCGATTGCTGAAGTTGCTACTGAGTATTCCTCCGATCGCGTGGTTTTTGAATACAAAACCCGAAGCCTTGGACTTTATCCAGACCACTCGTTTTAATACAACGGCGGTCGAGCAATTTGCCAGCATGCATGGAATAGCCAAACCGGATATACGCCAGTCTTTGCAGCACACTGCAACCTTCGTCAACTCATATTACCTGGCCAAGGGCCAGGCAATATGA
- a CDS encoding MerR family transcriptional regulator, whose product MKIGELEARSGASRHTLRYYEQIGLISPLRQTNNYRVYTVQTLQDLDFIQRAQSMGFSLGEIGEILDAQRNKLIDCADGAKLIEKKMSEIKQKIANLQSIYRYLDEERATLEASAAKQLALEQQRNAST is encoded by the coding sequence ATGAAAATCGGCGAACTCGAGGCCCGCAGCGGCGCCAGCCGCCATACCCTGCGTTACTACGAGCAAATCGGCCTGATCTCACCGCTGCGGCAAACTAACAACTATCGCGTTTACACAGTGCAAACGCTGCAGGATCTGGACTTTATCCAGCGCGCGCAAAGCATGGGTTTTTCTCTGGGGGAAATAGGCGAGATTCTGGATGCGCAGCGGAACAAGCTGATCGATTGTGCTGACGGCGCGAAGCTGATTGAAAAGAAGATGTCAGAAATCAAACAGAAAATCGCCAACCTCCAAAGCATTTATCGCTATCTGGATGAAGAGCGTGCAACCCTCGAAGCCAGTGCTGCCAAGCAACTTGCGCTTGAGCAACAGCGCAACGCTTCCACCTGA
- a CDS encoding glucose/quinate/shikimate family membrane-bound PQQ-dependent dehydrogenase yields MSTQAKGSGFRIFTVVITTIFSLVLLIGGIWLASLGGSLYYIIAGIVLLICAVLLWRRSAAAIWLYGVLMLATALWGLWEAGSDFWALVPRFDILGLLGIWLLIPAVTRGIDARLKASKMFLSATLAFAIAVLVYSIFNDPQEINGSLTAAQPAQAQPVDGIAPADWPAYGRSQAGTRYSPLNQINDSNVKDLEVAWTFHTGEFKTENDSGETTNEVTPIKIGDNMYICTTHQILVALDPATGKEKWRFDPKLISDPSFQHLTCRGVAYYDQANTKEFATSLKGVAQVQTSCPRKVLLPVNDARLFAINADNGQRCSDFAENGELDLKKMQPYTFPGALMPTSPPVVTGTTIVIGGSTTDNYSVHEPSGAIRGYDVNSGALKWVFDTGAEDPNAIPGPGQTLVHNSPNAWPPLAYDAKIDMVYVPTGNPTPDIWGGNRTPVMERYASAIVALNASTGKLAWSFQTTHHDLWDMDVPSQPTLADVKTPAGDTVPAIYVPTKAGNMFVFDRRDGKPIVPITEMPVPAGEAAPGDWVSPTQPRSALNLTPIQTLTDKDMWGGTMFDQLMCRVIFKRLNYNGQYTPPSENGTLVFPGNLGVFEWGGISVNADRQIALMNPMALPFVSKLIPRGPNNPLWPKEGATGSGTEMGIQPQYGVPYGVEINAFLSPLGLPCKAPAWGYVAGVDLKTHEVVWRKRIGTVRDSLKGIQLPPMKIGVPMLGGPISTAGNLMFIAGTQDNYLRAYDVTNGDLLWQARLPAGGQATPMTYESNGKQYVVIMAGGHGSFGTKMGDSLIAYALPDSKEK; encoded by the coding sequence GTGAGTACGCAAGCGAAAGGCTCAGGATTCAGGATTTTCACAGTAGTGATAACGACCATTTTTTCGCTTGTTTTATTGATAGGCGGTATATGGCTGGCATCATTGGGTGGTTCTTTGTATTACATCATCGCCGGCATTGTGCTGCTCATTTGTGCGGTCTTGCTTTGGCGACGATCCGCAGCGGCGATCTGGCTTTACGGGGTGCTGATGCTGGCGACCGCCTTATGGGGGCTATGGGAGGCCGGCTCGGATTTCTGGGCATTAGTACCTCGTTTCGATATTCTCGGCCTCCTGGGTATCTGGCTGCTGATTCCGGCAGTGACGCGCGGCATCGATGCGCGTTTGAAAGCCAGCAAAATGTTTTTGTCGGCCACGCTGGCTTTCGCGATCGCTGTTTTGGTCTACTCGATCTTCAACGATCCTCAGGAGATCAACGGCAGTCTGACTGCGGCCCAACCTGCGCAAGCCCAACCGGTTGACGGTATTGCCCCAGCCGACTGGCCTGCCTATGGCAGAAGCCAGGCAGGAACCCGTTATTCGCCACTTAACCAGATCAACGACAGTAATGTGAAAGACCTCGAGGTCGCGTGGACTTTCCACACTGGTGAGTTCAAAACTGAAAATGACTCGGGTGAAACCACTAACGAAGTGACGCCGATTAAGATCGGCGACAACATGTATATCTGCACTACCCACCAAATACTGGTGGCGCTTGATCCAGCGACCGGTAAGGAGAAGTGGAGATTCGATCCGAAACTCATCTCCGACCCCTCGTTTCAGCATCTAACTTGCCGTGGTGTTGCGTATTACGACCAGGCTAACACGAAGGAATTTGCCACCAGCTTGAAAGGTGTCGCCCAGGTCCAAACCAGCTGTCCGCGTAAAGTGCTGCTCCCGGTCAACGATGCTCGCCTGTTCGCAATCAATGCCGACAATGGCCAGCGCTGTTCAGACTTCGCGGAAAATGGCGAGCTGGACCTCAAAAAAATGCAGCCCTATACCTTTCCGGGCGCTTTGATGCCGACGTCTCCACCTGTGGTGACTGGAACAACTATTGTTATCGGCGGCTCTACCACCGATAACTATTCCGTACATGAGCCTTCTGGCGCCATTCGCGGTTATGACGTCAACAGCGGTGCTTTGAAATGGGTGTTCGATACCGGCGCAGAGGATCCAAACGCAATTCCTGGCCCTGGTCAGACACTGGTCCACAACTCGCCTAACGCTTGGCCTCCACTGGCTTACGATGCCAAGATCGATATGGTCTACGTCCCGACCGGGAACCCTACTCCTGACATCTGGGGCGGCAACCGTACCCCTGTGATGGAGCGTTATGCTAGTGCGATTGTGGCGTTGAATGCTTCAACAGGTAAGTTGGCTTGGAGCTTCCAGACTACCCACCATGATCTGTGGGATATGGACGTACCGTCGCAACCGACCTTGGCGGATGTGAAAACTCCGGCGGGTGACACCGTTCCTGCGATATATGTGCCTACTAAAGCGGGCAACATGTTCGTTTTCGATCGTCGTGACGGCAAGCCAATCGTACCTATCACTGAAATGCCAGTGCCTGCGGGTGAGGCAGCTCCTGGCGATTGGGTCAGTCCGACACAGCCACGCTCCGCACTGAACCTTACCCCGATCCAGACATTGACCGACAAGGACATGTGGGGCGGCACAATGTTTGATCAGTTGATGTGCCGAGTGATCTTCAAGCGGCTCAACTATAACGGCCAGTACACGCCTCCCTCAGAAAATGGCACGCTGGTTTTCCCAGGTAATCTCGGTGTATTTGAATGGGGCGGTATTTCGGTCAACGCTGATCGCCAGATAGCGCTAATGAATCCGATGGCGCTGCCTTTCGTATCCAAACTGATTCCACGTGGGCCCAACAACCCGCTGTGGCCTAAAGAAGGAGCGACCGGATCTGGCACTGAAATGGGTATTCAACCTCAGTATGGCGTGCCGTATGGGGTTGAGATCAATGCATTTCTCTCGCCGTTGGGGCTGCCTTGCAAAGCGCCTGCATGGGGTTACGTTGCTGGTGTGGATCTGAAAACCCACGAGGTCGTGTGGCGTAAGCGTATAGGTACGGTGCGGGACAGCCTTAAGGGAATCCAGTTGCCGCCGATGAAGATTGGCGTGCCAATGTTGGGCGGCCCGATTTCGACTGCCGGCAACCTCATGTTTATCGCGGGCACTCAGGACAACTACCTGCGCGCTTATGACGTCACCAATGGCGATCTGCTTTGGCAGGCCCGTTTGCCCGCTGGTGGTCAGGCGACACCGATGACCTATGAGTCTAACGGTAAACAGTACGTTGTGATCATGGCCGGCGGCCATGGCTCGTTCGGTACGAAGATGGGCGACTCGCTGATCGCTTACGCGCTGCCCGATTCTAAAGAGAAATGA